In Lemur catta isolate mLemCat1 chromosome 1, mLemCat1.pri, whole genome shotgun sequence, one DNA window encodes the following:
- the LOC123649326 gene encoding LOW QUALITY PROTEIN: developmental pluripotency-associated protein 4-like (The sequence of the model RefSeq protein was modified relative to this genomic sequence to represent the inferred CDS: deleted 1 base in 1 codon) gives MPKKLDTYRRLCEHAYPNQKDIPCTAKEAKIRVSSQRKSNVHKKETSQKSSEQRVCREGTDLPAVGPPLEKGLPGLESTSLLEGVNTVVVTISAPEALLASWARTAARAGSSSEAVESPQENCDVRWCVVHGRSLPADTDGWVHLQFHAGQAWVPEKQGGRVSALFLLPACNFPPPHLEDNMLCPTCVHRNKVLIKSPQWE, from the exons AAATTGGACACATATAGGCGATTGTGTGAGCATGCATATCCAAATCAAAAGGATATTCCTTGCACAGCGAAGGAGGCCAAGATCCGGGTATCatcacaaagaaaatcaaatgtgCACAAGAAGGAAACATCCCAGAAAAGTTCAGAGCAAAGGGTGTGTCGTGAGGGGACTGACCTTCCTGCAGTAGGTCCTCCCCTTGAGAAGgggttgcctgggctggagtctACCTCTCTTCTTGAGGGAGTTAACACGGTTGTGGTGACAATTTCTGCCCCGGAGGCTTTGTTGGCCTCCTGGGCCAGAACCGCAGCACGGGCCGGGTCATCCTCGGAGGCAGTG GAATCTCCACAGGAGAACTGTGATGTCAGGTGGTGTGTGGTCCATGGGAGAAGTCTCCCTGCAGACACAGATGGTTGGGTTCACCTACAATTCCATGCCGGACAAGCTTGGGTGCCCgaaaagcagggagggagagtgagtgCGCTCTTCTTGCTTCCTGCCTGCAATTTTCCACCCCCACATCTTGAAGACAACATGTTGTGTCCCACGTGCGTTCACAGGAACAAGGTCTTAATAAAAAGTCCACAATGGGAGTAG